The window AGCCTTGCGGGCGGCGACTTTACCTCTAGCCATTCACTTTCAACCTTGTGAATTATGGGATAATCTGGCGTCCCGGACGCGGAACGCCAATAAAAACTATATTTATCAATCCATGTGATTCGTGCAAAGGCTTATCTGCGCTGGGGAAAAGGGCCTGGACTTACAAAAAGGATACGATATGGCTACCGGGACGGTTAAATGGTTTAATGCCACAAAGGGCTTCGGCTTCATTCAGCCAGATGACGGCGGGCCTGACGTTTTCGTGCATATTAGCGCCGTTGAGCGCGCCGGTTTGAGGGACCTGCCCGAGGGGCAGAAAGTGACCTACGACGTCGTTGTAGATACACGCAGAGGCAAATCCTCAGCCGAAAACCTTCAACTCAGATAAGAGCTTCGAACACGGGCAAAAAATTCAACTCGGGTTCGTGAAAATGGCGACAAAATCAAAAGGGGT is drawn from Methylocystis sp. IM3 and contains these coding sequences:
- a CDS encoding cold-shock protein; translated protein: MATGTVKWFNATKGFGFIQPDDGGPDVFVHISAVERAGLRDLPEGQKVTYDVVVDTRRGKSSAENLQLR